The DNA sequence TCTTTGCCAAAATAGAGTTCGATGACGTTTCGGGGCACCTTCCCTTTTCTGAAGCCCTTGATGTTGGCCTTTTGGCTGATCTCCTTGACTACATCTTTAACGGCATTTTCGAATCTTTCTGCTTCAACTTCAGCCTTTATCTTTACGACGTTCTTTTCTTGGGACACTAGCTCAGTCTTCATGGCCACCCAAACTCCTTTCTTCAACATGAAAAAGCCTCGGTGTATATTTTAACACCGAGGTCGCACTTATGTTCCAATGGTGCGAGAGGTGGGATTTGAACCCACACGGCCGAGGCCACGGGATCCTAAGTCCCGCGTGTCTACCATTCCACCACTCTCGCCCTTCAAGTCAACACTAACGGCAGGGCTTTTCGTTATCGCTGCATCAGGCTCGATAACCCTACCACGACTTAAAAGTTCCCTGCGACATCACTTCGCGCGACCCTCGTCGCATGCAACGTAGTCGATGTTTCATGTTGCTAGCGTATATTATCATGCTCTCAATTTGAAAGTCAATGCCAACTAGCTTGAAATGCCTCAAAGGCTGGCATTGCGACTAAGGCCACGAAACAACAGCAAAACTCCCTTGTCATCGATCAAGGTAACAAGGGAGTTTATTTATGTAATATTTACTGTATCCTTAAAAATGGTGGGCCGTACAGGAGTTGAACCTGTAACCCCAGGATTAAGAGTCCCGTGCTCTGCCAATTGAGCTAACGGCCCACAAACGTAACAACCCTTGATGGCGCGCCCGGCAGGATTTGAACCCGCGACCAACGGATCCGAAGTCCGCCGCTCTGTCCACTGAGCTACGGGCGCTCACTGCCTTTATCACTAAGCGGCAATAGGAAAGTTATCACAGCTTCGAAGAATAGTCAACAGGGTTTGCTAAAATTTCCATGAAACGCCGGCTTTGATCGACAAGAATAAGATGTTGCTAATCCAGGTTACGCTAATTACAATTTATGGTCAAAGCCCAAAGACGTTAATAACGAGGAGTGATCGACCGGTGAGGTTACGGACCTTTCTTAGAGGGGCTCGCGACGAGTTGCCTTTGCTGATTGCAGTGATGCCCTTTGGCGTAATATATGGTGTAACCGCTTTGGAGGCAGGCTTGACCAAGTTTCAGGCTCAGTCGATGTCCTACATCATCTTTGGTGGCTCTTCGCAGTTCGTGGCAAGCAAGCTATTTGCCGAATCAATTCCCTGGTCCGTAATAACACTAACCGTGGTCATGGTCAATCTGCGCCATATGCTTTACAGCGCTTCGGTCGCTCCCTATTTGAAAGAGCTTCCTTTCGGGTGGAAGGCACTGCTTTCGTATCTCTTAACCGATGAAGCTTACGCTGTCGTCATAAGTTATTATCAAAAGGAACGAGAAGAGCGCTACGATCACATGTATTTTTTGGGCGCAGGTCTTATCCTGTGGTTAACCTGGCAGATGAGCACGGCAATGGGAATTTTTCTGGGGAAGATGCTTCCATCCGATTGGCCGCTCGATTTCTTTTTGCCGTTGACATTCATAGCTATACTCGTTCCTTCTTTGAATAACTACCCTAGCATTATAGCTGCACTGACGGCGGGGATCTGTTCGATGCTTTTTTTCGGATTTCCCTATAAATTAGGCTTGATAGCTGCCGCTTTGGTTGGCATGACAGGCGGCTTCGTCTTGGACTTGAGGAGAAGCCGGTCATGAAGATATGGTTAGTCCTGCTTCTTGGGGGAATTTTGACTTATCTCACGCGAGCATCTTTCATATTTCTTTTTGGGGTCTGGGACATTCCCTCCTGGGCAAAGAGGCTTTTAAAATATGTGCCTCCAGCCATTCTGTCGGCTCTTATTGTTCCCGAATTATTCATGCAATCGGGAAAGGTTTTTATTTCTCTAGGAAACGTCAGGCTGTTGGCAGGCATTGTAGCCACTCTAACAGCGATACTTACTAAAAACACACTCTGGACCATATTGTCCGGCATAGCGTGTATGGCCATCTTCAATATGTTATTATAAAGACATAAACGTTAGCTGATATCTGATTTATAAATTCAATAGATACCCATTCTTTTTAAGCCACTCTATATGCCCTTCGTAATCGGGCATCAGCATTCTTACTTTATCCCAAAAGGATTTTGCATGATTTCTTTCTTCCAGATGAACAAGCTCGTGAATGACAACGTAATCTAGGACCGACAGGGGAGCCATTATCAACCGCCAGGAAAAGTTCAAATTTCCCCTAAAAGAGCACGAACCCCATCTTTTTTGAGCATCGGTTATGCCGATTTTATTGTATGTATATCCCCGTTTTTCGGCATAGAGGTGAACTCTTTCGGAAATTTTTTCAAAGGCTTTGTCTTTATACCACTGGATAAATGTTTCTTTTGCGCGTGGAAGCGCATGTCTTGAAAGATGAAATGCTCCTTCTAATTTCAACGGTTCACTTTGGTCTTCTACTATATTTAATTCGTAGTATCTGCCTAAATACAGAAACCCTTCCCCGTTGACGAATTCTTTTGGGAAAAGTTTTTGGTTTCTAATAGAGGCCTCTTTTTGCTTTTTTTCGACCCAACGCCTGTGTTTCGAGACGATCTCAGCGATCGTCTCGTCGTCAAGGTTATGTGGCGCCCTGACGATCAATTTGGCATCGTCCGTCACCTGCAAGGCTATCGTCTTTCTTTTCGTTCGGATTATTTTCTCGATCTGCACTTTCGAGGGCTTAATCATCTCAAGAATCCAGTCGGAAACATAAAAATGGGGTGAGCGAGGGGACTTGAACCCCCAACCCCTGGATCCACAGTCCAGTGCTCTTACCAGTTGAGCTACGCTCACCGTTTGTGTAGATTATATCATATTTCCATTCATCTCACGGTAGGGCCGGAAGATTGGGTTCCAAGTTCTTGGTTCCCAAATTCCCTTTGCCTGCGCGACATATATTACCATGCCCGCTTTTTATAAGTCAAATTCAATCCTAAATCTCTAAAAAGACATAAAAAATCCCTGACTGGCATTAAGACCAGTCAGGAACTCAAACCTGGAGCGGACAACGGGATTCGAACCCGCGACCCTCGGCTTGGGAAGCCGATGCTCTACCAGCTGAGCTATGTCCGCCTGCACATAAATTATATTGAGAAGGTGCTCCTTTTGCAAGGATCAAGACATCTATCGAGATATAACTTCTTCACGATCGACGTAACTAACCCGATGATTGTTAATATAATCACACGATCTAAAGCCATAACACTAAATATCAAGCAAGGCCCTTGATATTTCCTCAAGTCTCTCGTCGGTTATGCTAAATTTTTTCTCAAATCTTTTGTCGTTGATTTTTGCAACGATAATCTTGTCGGGAGAAATTTCCCGAATTATGTCCTTCAACTTCTCAATTGATCCCGGACCATCGCTACAACCTTTGATGATGGTGATTTCAAATATGAATCTCCCTGCATATTGCCTCCTAAAAGAGGCCATGTTTGAGATATATTCAGCCAAAGTATACCCTTTTATAGGTCGTTGGAGACGTTGAAAGTCCTCTTCCGACAATACCTTTAGCTCGCCTACAACCTCATCGCAACGATTGGCAATTTTCATGTATTCACTTCTTCCAAGCAAATAGCCGTTAGTAAACAGCCTTACAGCCTTACCATTAGCCTTGATGAGATCTATGATGTCGTCAATTCTATCGTTTAATAGGGCTTCTCCCTTTGAGTTAATGAAGATCAAATCTGGATTCAAAGCATTTATATTGTTTTCCAGCTCAACTATTGAATTATCCGTCCCAGGAAATGATCTTTGGACATCTGTTTTGTGTTGGGACCTCCCGATGGGACAAAATACACAATCAAAATTGCAATATTTTTCCGGAAGTATATTTACTTCCAATACTTTTCTTCCGTCCTCTATATAAATATCCTTATAGCTAAAATAGCTCGAGGAATTCATTGTGATATCACGCTCCTTTTGGCAATACACCACCTTACTCGTTCACTTCCACCCTTGCATAGCAATGTCAATTTTGTGATTTTGACCTCATTAGCTACTTTTAGGTCATAAGAACTTTTGCGTACATCTCTATCTTATAGTTTAGGCGCACCAATGTCTCTTTTATCTGCTAAGCCCTCGCCATCAATGCCACGCACTCCACGTGGCTAGTCTGAGGAAACATATCCAGGGGCGATATACCTACCGGCTTGTACCCCAGTTCGATGAGGATTTTGCCGTCCCTTGCCAGAGTAACCGGATTGCAGGACACGTATATTATCTTGTTCGGCTCGATCTTACCTATAAAATCCAAAACGTCCCCATGACAACCAGTCCTGGGAGGGTCCAAAACTACCGTATCAAAGCCGTCTTTAACCTTTTGTGTAACCACCTCCTCGGCTTTGCCGCATAAGATGGTCACGTTAGACAGGCCGTTTTTTGCCATATTGTGCGACAACGACTTGCAAGCTGGCCGCCATTCCTCAACTGCTACAACATGCCGGCACATTGAGGCCAAAAAGCACGTTATGGTGCCCACGCCGGAATAAAGCTCCAATATACGACCACTGCCAGCAGCGTGTTCGGATACAATTTTGCATATGTTACAGGCCTGTGGAACATTTACCTGAAAGAAATCGGTGATCCCGTAGCATAACTCAAAAGCACCAAGACGTTCCTCCAGGCTATCGTCTCCTGCCAAAAGGAGCGTAGAGGGTCCCCATACGAAATTGCCCCCAGATGCATTTATGTTCAGCAAGATGCCCTGCAAGTTGAACGGCTTATCGTCAACCAGTTGAGCAGAGATGCGCTTCAGCCCGTTTAACTCCGTGGGATAGGGCTTGCGGCTCAAGACCAAAGCCATTAAAGCTTTTTGGTTTGAGAGTGACGACCTGACGACGACATTGCGAACAAGACCTTTACCGCGATGTTCATCGTAGAACGTAATGTCGCTATCTTCAATGGCGCATTTCGCCAAGCGATAAATGTCATTCAACAGTGGGTCCAAAATGGGGCAATCATCTATCTCCACGACTTCGTGCGTACCTTTGGCGAAATAACCCAGCTTCTTCCTTCCACCTTGATATCGGGCTTGAAAGATTGCCTTGTTCCTGTATCTCCAAACCTGTGGACTAGGAAGGGTAGGCTCGACGTCAAAATCAGGCCATTTGCCTATCCTGCCAATGGCCTCCACAACCAGCTCATTTTTAATATGAAGTTGATGATCGTATGAGGCGTGCTGCAGGTCGCAACCGCCGCACGCCTCATAATATTTGCATTTAGGAGGTACGCGATAATCACTGGACTTGAGGATGGATTCAATCACAGCTATGCCATAATGCTTTCGTCGTTCCACAAACTTTGCCATGACGGTCTCGCCGACGAGGGCCCCGGGGACGAAGACCACATAGCCATCCATCCTCGCTATGCCCCGGGCCTTGCTGTCCATCCCTTCTATGGTTAAAGCGACCTTGTCATCGAAGGAGCTCATAATGTTCGAACGAATTACAGCTTCTCCTTCATCAGGGCGTATCCAAGCTCGAAGGCCTTAGTATTAAGCTCTTCAGTGCCCTTGGGCACACGATCCAAAATGGCCCTTCGAACGGACTCAGGTTTGGCCAGCTGCCACTTTTCCAGCACTCTGGCTATGGTCCCAAGTGCGACCATGTTCGTGACAATTTCCCTTCCCATTTCCTCTCTGGCCGTCCTGACGATAGGAAGGGAATATACGTTGGCATTTATCTTAGGTGGTTCGGTCACGAAGAAATCGTCCACTATGACTATGCTGTTAGGCAAAGCATCATGGACGTATTCGTCGCAGGCTTTCTGAGTCAATATGACCTGCAGGTTTGGATTTGTGACTTTGGGATAGTCAATCTTGCCGCGCGATACCACAACTTCAGCCTTAGAAGCCCCACCTCTTGCTTCGGGGCCATATGCCTGCGTCTGCACCACATTTAAACCCTCTTCATAAAGGGCTAAAGCTTCTCCAACTATGACGGCCGCCAGAATAACTCCCTGACCGCCCGAACCTGCTATACGAATTTCATAACGTTGATCGTTCATCAACGATTACCCCCTAAGCTTTCGATCAATTTCATATATTGTTCTACGTACTCAGGCAGATCCGCGTTTACGAACTCTCCGATCACTATCTTGCCTTCGAGCTCTTCCTTTGACATGGTGGTAGCCTTGTTGTACATCACGCTATTTTCTTTGAAAAAGTTGATATTGTCTATGGGCCTTGGCCTCTTGTTCTTACGGCCAAACTGGGTATGACAATGGGTCACAACCTCAACTACGGCAAACCCCTTTTTCGAGATGGCAGTCTTGACGTATTTTTCAATGAGCAAAGGATGAGCTACAGTCGCCCTGGCCACATAAGAAGCACCAGCTCCGGCAGCAAGTTTACAAATGTCAAAGGGAACGTCAATAACCCCGTAAGGAGCCGTCGTGGCATAAGCGCCAACCGGTGTGGTCGGCGAGGCCTGCCCTCCGGTCATCCCATATATATTGTTGTTCATTACGACTGCGGTGATATCTATATTTCGCCTACAGGCGTGGATGAAGTGATTGCCCCCTATGGCCGTGCAGTCGCCGTCTCCCATCACGTCGATGACCGTCAGCTTGGGGTTGGCCAATTTTACGCCCGTCGCGAAGGGCAAAGATCTTCCATGAGTAGTATGCAACGTGCAGGCATCTATATACCCCGGCATTCTGCTTGAACAACCGATGCCCGATGCGATGACCGTCTCCTCTTTCTTCTTGCCCAGATCGACGAGCGCCCTCAATATTGCGTGCATTATAATGCCATGACCACAACCGGGACACCAGATATGTGGGAAAAAGCGAGCACGCAACCAATCTAATACTTCTTGGCTAGGCATTTTAGGCAACCTCCTTGATAAATTCAAAGATTTCCGATGGCCTGAAGAGCTCGCCGTTGACCAAGCCCTTCGCAAAAACTTTTGCCCTTCCGCTTACCACTCTTTCGACTTCTAATACCATCTGGCCACAGTTGAGCTCCGGCACCAACACAGCTTTTACGTTATTTACTAAAGCTTGCAGTTCCTTGTCCGGGAAAGGCCACAGTGTCACAGGCCTAAAGAACCCTACCTTTAAGCCCTTGCTCCTTGCCTCTCGGACTGCGCTAAGGGCAGTACGTGACACTGAACCATAGGCGACCACAATCATGTCGGCATCGCTGACCTCATATGTTTCATATCTCACTATTTCGTCCCTAAAGCGCCTTACTTTCCTAACCAGCCTCAAGATCTTCCTTTCTATGACCTCTGGATCATTCGTGGGAAAGCCCCATTCGTCGTGAGTCAGGCCCGTAACATGCCACCTGTACCCATCGCCGAAGGCAGCCATAGGAGGAATATCATCTTCGGGATCGGGCTTGTAGGGGACGTATTCCTCGGGTCTCGTCTTAGGCCTCTTACGATTCAGGACTGTAAAAGTACCATCATCCGGAACGATTATCTTCTCTCTCATATGGCCTACAACTTCATCGCCCAAGAAGATTACCGGTTGCCTGAACCTTTCCGCCAAATTGAAGGCCTCTATCGCGAGTTCATAGCACTCCTGAACGGATGCTGGGGCCAATGTAATGGCCTCATGATCGCCATGAGTCCCCCATCTGGCTTGCATCACGTCCTGTTGCGATACCTTTGTGGGTAAACCTGTGGAAGGTCCCCCTCTCATCACGTTTACGACCACAATAGGCACCTCGGCCATATAAGCTAATCCCAGGTTTTCCTGCTTCAAAGAAAATCCTGGTCCGGATGTCGCGGTCATCGCCTTGTAACCAGCCAATGAAGCTCCAATCACTGCCGCTATACTGGCTATTTCATCCTCCATTTGGATGAACCTTCCACCGACCTTCGGCAACTCAAGCGCCATGGTCTCGGCTATCTCAGACGACGGGGTTATTGGGTATCCGCCGAAAAACCGGCATCCGGCGGCTAGCGCTCCCATTGCCACTGCCGTGTTGCCTTGCCAAAATTGGACTTTAGGCATCAAGCTTCGCCTCCTTAACCGTTACAGCAAGATCGGGACAGATATTTTCACATTGATGACATCCTATGCAATCGTCCATCCTTACGGGCTCCGATTTGACCCTCTCGTTAAATTCAAGAACCTTTTTGGGACATATGGCAATGCAAAGCCCGCACCCCTTACACCACGCCTCATTAATGCTAACCGTGAACTTTGCCAAAGGAGACACCACCCTCCACGGAATCTGATTATCGTTTAGCAATTCCATGGTAAATTATGACGATAATGGAATTATCATGCAAATAAAGACATGATCTTGCTATTGCAAATATTCAGACATATTATATAAGCCATGAGCCCATCTATCAGATATATGCCATCGGCACCTATTTATATGGTTCCCTTATGTATAACGCACGTATCTCCAAAGGGCTTTTAGCTTCTTTCCGAAGCCTGAAGCCAAGCTTGGCCACATTACCTCCCCGGACACCCCTTGAAAACAAATGCACCCCTTCGGGTTTCATTTGAAATCTATTGATATCATCTCCCGCGACAAATACTTGACGCGACTCCTTAACGTAGTTATTTGCGAAGGATAAAATGGTCTTTTCGTCGTAAACCCCTGGGCTTTTCAGTTCGATAAAACCTTCTCCATTGCTTTCTAAAATGGACGCGTAATACTCGTGCCCTCTGGCCCAAATCACCGGTATGACGACCGCATTTCTCGCGTAAACGAGCTCGTAAGCCAAAGCATTCAGTGAAATAATAGGAACGATCGGCACTTCCAGTGCAAAGGCAAGGGCCAAGGCGTAAGACAATCCAACTCGCACGCCGGTAAAATAACCTGGCCCAATTGTGACAGCCACGGCATCCACATCCGTCAGGGTAAATCCTCCAAAACTGAGTAAATTTTCTACCAGATTGGGAAGAAGTGCAGACTGATATCTCCCTATGTCGAAGGACATCTCCCCGACCATAAGGTCGCCCTTGGCACAACCAACAGCCGTATACCTTGTTGAACAATCAATACCCAATATAAGACAATCCGTAGATTCTAAACACCCCATGACGATACCCTCTTATTGAAACGTTTTAACGCTTCGATAGCAGTTTCCCCTGAAGCTCTAATTAACACCTTTCGACACTCTCTTTTGACCATGTCATCTTCATAGGAAATGACGACATGCCACCACTCGTTTACGAAAGGGAAATACCCTGGTTTCCCCCACTCTATGGCTACCAAGAAACCGTTATCGACATATTCCTCGATGCCAATGCTCTCGATTTCTGATTCTTTGAGACGGTAAAGATCAACATGTGCAATAGGCGGATCGGTGGGATATTCGTTGATCAAGGTAAAAGATGGGCTTCGTACATCAGGCCAACCTAAAGCAAGGGCAATTCCTCGAACCAGCATTGTCTTTCCAGTACCTAACTCACCATCCAGGTAAATGACCAAACCAGGAAATATGACCGCACCAATAGCCCTGCCGAAGTTGATCATCATCTTGGGAGACGATATAAAATAGGAGTAAGGAAAATCCATATGTGCCTTCACCACCAATCATGTTTTCCTTCTAAATAACAATAGCACGCCCAAAAGGCCAAAGAGCACTATCAGCACATATAAAGGAATACGTGCACGAGAGCCCTGGAACCTAAAGCACATGAAGAAAAGCGCCGTAAGGGCAAACGACAGAAAGGTAATTTTAAATCCGCGAATTCTTGTCCTTTCGGTCTTCTTCAGCTCCTCTTCCCAATCTATTCGTCTTCTTGCCATATCTCATATCTCCCATTAGGGACCTTATTTCGTCGGCGATCTCCCTGGAAAGATTTCCATCGAGCCCCTTCTTTAACTCCAACAGCTCTCCTGCCCTTCCGTGAAGCCACACGGCTAAGCTCGCTGCATCCATGAGTTTCAAATTAGACGCCCAAAAAGCACCGATCACGCCGCTTAGCACATCGCCGGATCCCGGCGTGGAAAGTGCAGGACTGCCCGAATCTACCACTCTATGCTCGAATCCATTGGTAATTACGCTGTGATAACCTTTTAACACGCACGGGCCAAACCTTTGAGAGAGCCTTTCTGCCGATTCCAAGCGATTTTCCCCAATCCATGAAGGTTTGCAGGCCAGCAACCTCGCTGCCTCTCCTTCATGGGGAGTTAAAATTACGTCGTCTTTTCTTTTTAACGTCGAGGATGATACAGAAAGTGCATAAAGCGCGTCAGCATCGCAGACCATTTTTTTATGCCATCTTTCCCATAACAGGGACACCAATGCCATCGTATCCTCTCCTCTGCCCATGCCGGGACCTACGACAAGCACATCTATGTTGCTTTCCAGGGCATTCAAGGTCTCAAGCGCCTTTACAGACAAGGTCCTTTTATCCGACCTGACAGGAAGATATATGGCTTCAGGCAGAAACTGGCCATACTGCAGATATACCTCCTCAGGAAGGATCACATAGACGATGCCGGCTCCCGCCCTTAATGCACCAAGGGCGGAAAGAGTAGGAGCACCCCTGTAAATGTCGGACCCGCCCAAAACGGCCACACAACCTCTATCGCCCTTATGTAATCCTAAGGGTCTTTCCGGTAAGGCGTTGCAAGAGGCATTTTCATCCCATAAAAAACACCTGTTTTCAAACGTCAAAGCCCCAAGCATAGTGGGTACGCCAATGTCGACGAGGATGACCCTTCCGGAGCAAAAGGCGCCCGGTGCCACATAAAGGCCAGTTTTGTGAACGTGCATCGTAAGTGTCACGTCAGCCTTGACCGCCAAGCCGGGAATGCGTCCCGATGAGGCATCCACACCGCTCGGCACATCCACTGAGACGATGAAAGAGGCTCGACGCAACGCCCTTATCAACCTGGCCACTTCCCCTTCCGGGGCCCCCCTGAAGCCTACTCCCAGGAGAGCATCTATGCATATATCTGCCCCATCTATTTCGCCTTCAAGCTGCGAATCCGATAAGTCCTCCGAGAAGGATATGCCTCCTCCAAGTTTCATGAAGGCGTTTGCGTTGATAAGTGCATCACCCTTGTAAGATTCAAGCATGGGAAGAGAGGATATTGCCTTGACATCAAACCCCTCGTTAAGTAAATGCCTGGCTGCAACGAACCCATCTCCGCCGTTATTCCCCGGGCCCGCAAAGATCAAAACCTTGCCTTTGCCTCG is a window from the Acetomicrobium flavidum genome containing:
- a CDS encoding AzlC family ABC transporter permease, with protein sequence MRLRTFLRGARDELPLLIAVMPFGVIYGVTALEAGLTKFQAQSMSYIIFGGSSQFVASKLFAESIPWSVITLTVVMVNLRHMLYSASVAPYLKELPFGWKALLSYLLTDEAYAVVISYYQKEREERYDHMYFLGAGLILWLTWQMSTAMGIFLGKMLPSDWPLDFFLPLTFIAILVPSLNNYPSIIAALTAGICSMLFFGFPYKLGLIAAALVGMTGGFVLDLRRSRS
- a CDS encoding AzlD domain-containing protein; the protein is MKIWLVLLLGGILTYLTRASFIFLFGVWDIPSWAKRLLKYVPPAILSALIVPELFMQSGKVFISLGNVRLLAGIVATLTAILTKNTLWTILSGIACMAIFNMLL
- a CDS encoding M48 family metallopeptidase; amino-acid sequence: MIKPSKVQIEKIIRTKRKTIALQVTDDAKLIVRAPHNLDDETIAEIVSKHRRWVEKKQKEASIRNQKLFPKEFVNGEGFLYLGRYYELNIVEDQSEPLKLEGAFHLSRHALPRAKETFIQWYKDKAFEKISERVHLYAEKRGYTYNKIGITDAQKRWGSCSFRGNLNFSWRLIMAPLSVLDYVVIHELVHLEERNHAKSFWDKVRMLMPDYEGHIEWLKKNGYLLNL
- a CDS encoding radical SAM protein, with product MEVNILPEKYCNFDCVFCPIGRSQHKTDVQRSFPGTDNSIVELENNINALNPDLIFINSKGEALLNDRIDDIIDLIKANGKAVRLFTNGYLLGRSEYMKIANRCDEVVGELKVLSEEDFQRLQRPIKGYTLAEYISNMASFRRQYAGRFIFEITIIKGCSDGPGSIEKLKDIIREISPDKIIVAKINDKRFEKKFSITDERLEEISRALLDI
- the rlmD gene encoding 23S rRNA (uracil(1939)-C(5))-methyltransferase RlmD; its protein translation is MSSFDDKVALTIEGMDSKARGIARMDGYVVFVPGALVGETVMAKFVERRKHYGIAVIESILKSSDYRVPPKCKYYEACGGCDLQHASYDHQLHIKNELVVEAIGRIGKWPDFDVEPTLPSPQVWRYRNKAIFQARYQGGRKKLGYFAKGTHEVVEIDDCPILDPLLNDIYRLAKCAIEDSDITFYDEHRGKGLVRNVVVRSSLSNQKALMALVLSRKPYPTELNGLKRISAQLVDDKPFNLQGILLNINASGGNFVWGPSTLLLAGDDSLEERLGAFELCYGITDFFQVNVPQACNICKIVSEHAAGSGRILELYSGVGTITCFLASMCRHVVAVEEWRPACKSLSHNMAKNGLSNVTILCGKAEEVVTQKVKDGFDTVVLDPPRTGCHGDVLDFIGKIEPNKIIYVSCNPVTLARDGKILIELGYKPVGISPLDMFPQTSHVECVALMARA
- a CDS encoding 2-oxoacid:acceptor oxidoreductase family protein, whose protein sequence is MNDQRYEIRIAGSGGQGVILAAVIVGEALALYEEGLNVVQTQAYGPEARGGASKAEVVVSRGKIDYPKVTNPNLQVILTQKACDEYVHDALPNSIVIVDDFFVTEPPKINANVYSLPIVRTAREEMGREIVTNMVALGTIARVLEKWQLAKPESVRRAILDRVPKGTEELNTKAFELGYALMKEKL
- a CDS encoding 2-oxoacid:ferredoxin oxidoreductase subunit beta — translated: MPSQEVLDWLRARFFPHIWCPGCGHGIIMHAILRALVDLGKKKEETVIASGIGCSSRMPGYIDACTLHTTHGRSLPFATGVKLANPKLTVIDVMGDGDCTAIGGNHFIHACRRNIDITAVVMNNNIYGMTGGQASPTTPVGAYATTAPYGVIDVPFDICKLAAGAGASYVARATVAHPLLIEKYVKTAISKKGFAVVEVVTHCHTQFGRKNKRPRPIDNINFFKENSVMYNKATTMSKEELEGKIVIGEFVNADLPEYVEQYMKLIESLGGNR
- a CDS encoding 2-oxoacid:acceptor oxidoreductase subunit alpha, which encodes MPKVQFWQGNTAVAMGALAAGCRFFGGYPITPSSEIAETMALELPKVGGRFIQMEDEIASIAAVIGASLAGYKAMTATSGPGFSLKQENLGLAYMAEVPIVVVNVMRGGPSTGLPTKVSQQDVMQARWGTHGDHEAITLAPASVQECYELAIEAFNLAERFRQPVIFLGDEVVGHMREKIIVPDDGTFTVLNRKRPKTRPEEYVPYKPDPEDDIPPMAAFGDGYRWHVTGLTHDEWGFPTNDPEVIERKILRLVRKVRRFRDEIVRYETYEVSDADMIVVAYGSVSRTALSAVREARSKGLKVGFFRPVTLWPFPDKELQALVNNVKAVLVPELNCGQMVLEVERVVSGRAKVFAKGLVNGELFRPSEIFEFIKEVA
- a CDS encoding 4Fe-4S dicluster domain-containing protein, translating into MAKFTVSINEAWCKGCGLCIAICPKKVLEFNERVKSEPVRMDDCIGCHQCENICPDLAVTVKEAKLDA
- the tsaB gene encoding tRNA (adenosine(37)-N6)-threonylcarbamoyltransferase complex dimerization subunit type 1 TsaB, coding for MGCLESTDCLILGIDCSTRYTAVGCAKGDLMVGEMSFDIGRYQSALLPNLVENLLSFGGFTLTDVDAVAVTIGPGYFTGVRVGLSYALALAFALEVPIVPIISLNALAYELVYARNAVVIPVIWARGHEYYASILESNGEGFIELKSPGVYDEKTILSFANNYVKESRQVFVAGDDINRFQMKPEGVHLFSRGVRGGNVAKLGFRLRKEAKSPLEIRALYIREPYK
- the tsaE gene encoding tRNA (adenosine(37)-N6)-threonylcarbamoyltransferase complex ATPase subunit type 1 TsaE; protein product: MVKAHMDFPYSYFISSPKMMINFGRAIGAVIFPGLVIYLDGELGTGKTMLVRGIALALGWPDVRSPSFTLINEYPTDPPIAHVDLYRLKESEIESIGIEEYVDNGFLVAIEWGKPGYFPFVNEWWHVVISYEDDMVKRECRKVLIRASGETAIEALKRFNKRVSSWGV
- a CDS encoding bifunctional ADP-dependent NAD(P)H-hydrate dehydratase/NAD(P)H-hydrate epimerase, whose amino-acid sequence is MIPLCSAETAKLVDRMIMEELSLPGSVLMENAGRAVASFVSQSLRRRGKGKVLIFAGPGNNGGDGFVAARHLLNEGFDVKAISSLPMLESYKGDALINANAFMKLGGGISFSEDLSDSQLEGEIDGADICIDALLGVGFRGAPEGEVARLIRALRRASFIVSVDVPSGVDASSGRIPGLAVKADVTLTMHVHKTGLYVAPGAFCSGRVILVDIGVPTMLGALTFENRCFLWDENASCNALPERPLGLHKGDRGCVAVLGGSDIYRGAPTLSALGALRAGAGIVYVILPEEVYLQYGQFLPEAIYLPVRSDKRTLSVKALETLNALESNIDVLVVGPGMGRGEDTMALVSLLWERWHKKMVCDADALYALSVSSSTLKRKDDVILTPHEGEAARLLACKPSWIGENRLESAERLSQRFGPCVLKGYHSVITNGFEHRVVDSGSPALSTPGSGDVLSGVIGAFWASNLKLMDAASLAVWLHGRAGELLELKKGLDGNLSREIADEIRSLMGDMRYGKKTNRLGRGAEEDRKDKNSRI